The following nucleotide sequence is from Pseudonocardia sp. C8.
GGTGCTCTACGGGATGCGGCCCTGGCCGCGGCCGCTGCACCTGCGGCTGCCGGTGCTGCTCGGCGGCTTCGCCCTGCTGGTGACGGTGATGGGCCTGCTCTCCCCGCTCGGCTCCCTGGTGGCCCTCGGCGGAATCATGATGGTGGCCGGGGCGCTGATCACCCCGCAGGTCACCGCGCACTCGCTGGGTGTGGAGCGGACGGCGCCCGCGGACTCGGCCACCGAGGCGTTCAACTGGATGGTCATGGCCGCGGTGCTGGGGGTCTCGGCCGGGCAGGCCGCCTCCGGGGCGATGATCGACGTGGCCGGGCCGGCCGGGTACGCGGCCGGTGGGGTGCTGGGGCTGCTGGCCGCCGGGCTGCTGTGGCTGCGCCGCGGCACGGTCGCCGCCGCGGACGCGTCACGCGAGCCCGCCGGCAGCCTCGCCTAGGAGGCGCACCCTCCCCACGCCGCACTCATGGAGCAAAGGTCCCGTCGCACGGGACTTTTGCTCCATGAGTGGGTTCGCGGACCGGTCAGCCGCGGAGGTGGTCCAGCTGGGCGCGCACCGACAGTTCGGCCGCGTCCCACAGGGAGGTGTCGACGTCGGCGTACACGACCTCGACGACGTCGCGCGGGCCGGCGTCCGGGCCGAGCTGCTCCAACGCGGCCCGGACCTGGTCGAGCCGCTGCTCGCGGTGCGCCAGGTAGGCGTTCGCGATCTCCGCCGCGTCCGGGAGCTCGGGGCCGTGCCCGGGCAGCACCGGGGTCCCGGCGGGTAGCTCGGCGATCCGGCGCAGCGAGTCCAGGTACGGGCCGAGCGCGCCGTCCGGATGCGCGATGACGGTGGTCCCGCGGCCGAGGATCGTGTCCCCGGACAGCAGCGCCGGGCCGTCCGCGCCGGGGCCGGTGAGCAGCAGCGACGTCGAGTCGGACGTGTGCCCGGGAGTCGCCATGACCTCCAGCTCGACGCCGGCCGCGGTGATCACCGTGCCGTCGGTGAGCGGGTCGGTGCCGATGGTCAGCGCCGGGTCGGCGGCGTACACCGGCGCGCCGGTCAGCTCCACGAACCGGCCGACGCCACCGGCGTGGTCCGGGTGCCGGTGGGTGAGGACGATCGCGGCCACCGGCACGCCGTCGGCGAGCGCCTCGAGGTGGCTCCCGTCGTCCTCCCCGGGGTCGACGACGATCCGCTGGCCGGAGTCCGGTACCGAGATCACCCAGGTGTTGGTGCCGTCGAGGGTCATCGGGCCGGGGTTGTCCTGCAGCAGCACCGACGCCAGCGGGTGCACCGACCGCATGCTGCCGTAGAGCGGGTGGCTCACGTCCGCACCTCCTCGTGTCGCCAGTCCGGGTCGCCGGGCAGGGTGATGGTGACGACCCGGCCCTCGCTGCGGGCCTCGGGCGTGATCGGGTCGATGTCCCGGCGGGCGGCCGCGTCGAGGACGGCGGCCGCATCGTCGTACCGGGCGAGCGCCTGCAGCGTGTGCAGGGTGGGCGCCATGAGCCGCAGGTCCCCGGCCGCGTAGCTGTCGAGGGCGTCCTGCGGGGCCCACCATCCGGCCTCGACGGCCTCGGTGGTGGCGTCGTCGGCGACCTGCCCCTCGGGGACGCGGGCGACCAGGAACGCCGTGTCGTAGCGCTTCGGGTTCCGGGTCGGGGTGATCCAGCGCGCCCAGGGGACGAGCAGGTCGGCGCGCAGCTCGAGGCCGTGCTCGGCGAGCAGCCCGGGCAGGGTCGCGCGGCGTCCGACCAGGTCGGACCGCCATGCCTCGGCCCCCGGGAGCGGCCCGGGCTCGCTGCCGGGGTGCGCGGGCAGCAGCACGCCGCACTCCTCGAACGTCTCCCGGACGGCCGCCGTCACCAGTGCGGCGGCGAGCTCGGGAGGCTGCCCGAGCCGCGCGCCGAACCGCGCAGGCCCGGGTCCGCGCCAGCGGTCCGGATCCGGGATGTCGTCGGGCGAGACCCCGCCGCCGGGGAACACCGTCATCCCGCCCGCGAACGCCATCGCGGCGACACGTCGCTGCAGGAACACCTGCAGACGGCCGTTTCCGGGCTCGTCGCGGACGAGCAGGACGGTGGCGGCCGGTTTCGGCTCCACCGGTACCGGAGCTGCGGGGGTCATGGCCACCGACCCTAGGTCACGATCGGCCGTCGTCGATGGTGAGAATGCCCGCATGCGGATCGGACTCGTCGGTGCCGGGCCGTGGGCGCGCAGCGTGCACGCGCCCGCGATCGCCGCCCACCCGCGCTGGGCGGCCGCCGGGGTGTGGGCGCGCCGGCCGGAGGCGGCCGGCGAGGTCACGGCGATCAGCGGTGGCTCGGCGTACGCGTCGTTCGACGCACTGCTGGAGGCCTGCGACGCCGTGGCGTTCGCCGTCCCCCCGGAGGTCCAGGCCACGCTCGTCCCGTGGGCCGCGGCCGCCGGGAAGCACGTGGTGCTGGAGAAACCGCTGGCGGTGGGCCTCGCGGATGCCGAGCGGGCCGCGGCCGCGGTCGACGCCGCCGGGGTCTGCTCGGTGACCGTGCTGACGCTGCGGTTCGCTCCCGAGGTCCGGGACTGGCTCGCGGCGATCGGGGACGGTCCGTGCGGCCCGGAAACGGTCGGGACGGCCCGCTGGCTGTCCGGGGCACTGCTCGGCGGCCCCTTCGCGTCGGCGCGGTGGCGGGCCGAGCACGGGGCGCTGCTCGACGTCGGCCCGCACGTGATCGATCTGCTGGACGCCGCGCTCGGTCCGGTCGACGCCGTCGAGCAGGCCCGGCGCGACGAACCGGACCTCTGGCGGATCGGGCTCCGCCA
It contains:
- a CDS encoding NUDIX hydrolase, whose product is MTPAAPVPVEPKPAATVLLVRDEPGNGRLQVFLQRRVAAMAFAGGMTVFPGGGVSPDDIPDPDRWRGPGPARFGARLGQPPELAAALVTAAVRETFEECGVLLPAHPGSEPGPLPGAEAWRSDLVGRRATLPGLLAEHGLELRADLLVPWARWITPTRNPKRYDTAFLVARVPEGQVADDATTEAVEAGWWAPQDALDSYAAGDLRLMAPTLHTLQALARYDDAAAVLDAAARRDIDPITPEARSEGRVVTITLPGDPDWRHEEVRT
- a CDS encoding MBL fold metallo-hydrolase; protein product: MSHPLYGSMRSVHPLASVLLQDNPGPMTLDGTNTWVISVPDSGQRIVVDPGEDDGSHLEALADGVPVAAIVLTHRHPDHAGGVGRFVELTGAPVYAADPALTIGTDPLTDGTVITAAGVELEVMATPGHTSDSTSLLLTGPGADGPALLSGDTILGRGTTVIAHPDGALGPYLDSLRRIAELPAGTPVLPGHGPELPDAAEIANAYLAHREQRLDQVRAALEQLGPDAGPRDVVEVVYADVDTSLWDAAELSVRAQLDHLRG
- a CDS encoding Gfo/Idh/MocA family protein produces the protein MRIGLVGAGPWARSVHAPAIAAHPRWAAAGVWARRPEAAGEVTAISGGSAYASFDALLEACDAVAFAVPPEVQATLVPWAAAAGKHVVLEKPLAVGLADAERAAAAVDAAGVCSVTVLTLRFAPEVRDWLAAIGDGPCGPETVGTARWLSGALLGGPFASARWRAEHGALLDVGPHVIDLLDAALGPVDAVEQARRDEPDLWRIGLRHAGGARSSLVLSLRTPVDPTEFEVAVVGGVGPDGRGRFRLDRRPADPVAGYTSILDDLAAAVDAGDRCHPAGVHRALHLQRIIEEIRRLAAVPA